A genomic stretch from Nitrospiraceae bacterium includes:
- a CDS encoding PhzF family phenazine biosynthesis protein, giving the protein MLPERRTLKFYQADVFTLQPFGGNPVAVIPESEGLTDDELQQIAREMNLSETVFVFPPTDKAAVVRLRIFTPTQEIPFAGHPVLGTFFVLAELGLIPAKEPVTRVLQECNIGLFPVELHAKEGHVVRVVMSQPKPEFLGAIEETEDLYKVAGALGLSKFVIAEAKWPIEVVSTGLPVLIVPVRTLTAVRSIRPDASAITDVCRRFGANGIMVFTTVTVEPFATVHTRMFAPSIGILEDPATGSASGALGAYLVQNGVVEVGPTTEIIAEQGYELDRPSRILIQVVSDDDVIQDVKVGGHCVMVVEGTLTF; this is encoded by the coding sequence ATGCTCCCGGAACGGCGCACGCTGAAGTTCTATCAGGCCGATGTCTTTACCCTGCAACCGTTCGGTGGAAATCCGGTCGCCGTGATTCCCGAGTCAGAGGGGCTGACGGACGATGAGTTACAGCAAATCGCCCGTGAGATGAATCTTTCCGAGACGGTGTTCGTTTTTCCTCCGACGGATAAGGCCGCCGTCGTTCGGCTCCGGATCTTCACCCCGACGCAGGAAATTCCCTTTGCCGGCCATCCGGTGCTCGGCACGTTCTTCGTGCTGGCTGAGTTGGGGCTCATCCCAGCGAAGGAACCCGTCACGCGCGTTCTGCAGGAATGTAACATCGGGCTGTTTCCCGTTGAACTCCACGCGAAGGAAGGTCACGTCGTTCGGGTGGTCATGTCCCAACCGAAACCAGAGTTTCTCGGCGCCATCGAAGAAACGGAAGACCTCTATAAGGTGGCGGGTGCCCTGGGCCTTTCGAAATTCGTCATTGCCGAGGCGAAGTGGCCGATCGAAGTGGTGTCGACCGGGCTCCCGGTTCTGATTGTGCCGGTGAGGACCTTGACCGCAGTCCGTTCGATCAGGCCTGACGCGTCGGCGATCACTGATGTGTGCCGTCGGTTCGGCGCCAACGGCATCATGGTCTTCACGACCGTTACGGTCGAACCCTTTGCCACGGTGCATACCAGAATGTTTGCACCGTCGATCGGGATTCTCGAAGATCCGGCTACCGGCAGTGCCAGCGGGGCGTTGGGCGCGTACCTGGTGCAGAACGGGGTGGTGGAGGTGGGGCCGACGACCGAGATCATCGCCGAGCAAGGGTATGAACTCGATCGTCCATCCCGCATCCTGATTCAGGTGGTATCGGATGACGACGTCATCCAAGATGTGAAAGTGGGGGGACATTGTGTGATGGTGGTGGAGGGGACGTTGACGTTTTGA
- a CDS encoding zinc-binding dehydrogenase, protein MKAVIFRQHGGPDKLSYEDIPTPTIGAQDVLVRVKACALNHLDIWIRQGNPAYPMPLPHVSGCDSAGVVEQVGDQVEGVTVGERVLVSPGLSCWRCDQCLAGRDNLCRSYGIIGAITYGGYAEFVKVPFRNVLPIPGNLNFEQAAAFPLVSVTASHMLFALAQLQHGETVLIMGAGSGVGSAAVQMAKLAGARVITTVGADDKIPKAVVLGADAVIHHGREKVSERVRLLTEGRGVDVVIEHIGPEVWDSCLESLARGGRLITCGATTGAEVKLNLRYVFSRQVTIKGSYMGTRAELVKATELMGQGRLIAVIDRTYPLKEAKAAQEHLISRKFFGKIVLTVG, encoded by the coding sequence ATGAAAGCCGTCATCTTTAGACAGCATGGTGGGCCGGACAAATTGTCGTACGAAGACATTCCTACGCCGACGATCGGCGCGCAGGATGTCCTGGTCCGCGTCAAAGCCTGCGCGTTGAATCATCTCGACATCTGGATTCGTCAAGGCAACCCGGCGTACCCGATGCCGCTGCCGCATGTCTCCGGATGCGATAGTGCTGGTGTCGTAGAACAAGTGGGCGATCAGGTCGAGGGTGTCACTGTCGGCGAGCGGGTGCTGGTTTCACCGGGACTCAGCTGCTGGCGATGCGATCAGTGCTTGGCGGGACGAGACAACCTGTGTCGCTCCTACGGCATTATCGGAGCCATCACCTATGGTGGCTACGCCGAGTTTGTGAAGGTGCCGTTTCGGAATGTCCTTCCGATTCCAGGGAATCTCAACTTCGAGCAGGCTGCGGCGTTCCCGCTGGTCTCAGTGACGGCGTCGCACATGTTGTTTGCACTCGCGCAGCTGCAGCATGGAGAAACGGTCTTGATCATGGGAGCAGGCAGCGGGGTAGGCAGCGCCGCGGTTCAAATGGCCAAGCTGGCCGGCGCGAGGGTCATTACCACCGTCGGAGCCGACGACAAGATTCCGAAAGCGGTGGTGCTGGGAGCGGATGCGGTCATCCACCACGGACGAGAGAAAGTCTCGGAGCGGGTCAGGCTGCTCACCGAAGGGCGGGGTGTGGATGTCGTGATCGAGCACATCGGTCCCGAGGTGTGGGACAGTTGCCTCGAATCACTCGCGAGAGGCGGTCGGCTCATTACCTGTGGCGCGACGACAGGCGCAGAAGTGAAACTGAATCTCCGCTATGTCTTCTCTCGCCAGGTCACCATTAAAGGTTCCTATATGGGGACAAGGGCGGAGCTCGTGAAAGCGACAGAACTCATGGGACAAGGCCGGTTGATTGCCGTCATCGATCGCACCTATCCGCTCAAGGAGGCGAAGGCGGCTCAGGAACATCTGATAAGTCGAAAGTTTTTTGGAAAGATCGTCTTAACGGTCGGATAA
- a CDS encoding CBS domain-containing protein, translating into MGTVGNIMTKHPETVGPGTSVSSAAKTMRTARVGSLLVKKGKQLVGIVTDTDIVRRAVASGKNLGKLTVEKIMTSPICSIESNRSVGDAQDMMGDLGVRHLGVTEAGVIVGVISVRDLLVYYQRVSEPKIAQD; encoded by the coding sequence ATGGGCACAGTGGGGAACATCATGACCAAGCATCCCGAGACCGTGGGGCCGGGAACGTCGGTCAGCAGCGCAGCGAAAACGATGCGAACGGCACGCGTGGGGTCGTTATTGGTAAAGAAGGGAAAGCAGCTGGTCGGGATCGTCACAGACACGGATATCGTGCGGCGTGCCGTCGCGAGCGGGAAAAATCTTGGTAAGTTGACCGTCGAGAAAATTATGACATCCCCGATTTGCTCCATCGAAAGCAATCGGTCCGTGGGTGATGCGCAGGATATGATGGGTGACTTGGGTGTGCGACATCTTGGTGTGACAGAAGCGGGAGTGATCGTCGGTGTGATCTCGGTGCGTGATCTGCTGGTGTACTATCAGCGGGTTTCTGAACCGAAGATTGCGCAAGACTAG
- a CDS encoding MogA/MoaB family molybdenum cofactor biosynthesis protein codes for MSTHAPHHEHKADAPKSIGCMVITCSDTRTAETDTSGYRIMHMLKDAGHEVVAYHLVKDEPAKIKAKIKAAVTNKKIQAIIINGGTGISRRDSTFEAVDAMLEKRLDGFGEVFRYLTYQEIGSPAIMSRATAGIIKGRVLFSTPGSENAVRLAMEKLILPELGHLVKELTKQ; via the coding sequence ATGAGCACTCACGCCCCTCACCACGAACATAAAGCCGATGCTCCCAAATCCATCGGCTGTATGGTCATCACCTGCAGCGACACGCGCACTGCCGAAACTGACACCAGCGGCTATCGCATCATGCATATGCTCAAGGACGCGGGCCATGAAGTCGTCGCCTACCATCTGGTCAAAGATGAACCGGCCAAGATCAAGGCCAAGATCAAAGCGGCGGTCACAAACAAGAAGATTCAAGCCATCATCATCAACGGCGGGACCGGCATCTCACGGCGGGATTCAACCTTTGAAGCGGTCGATGCGATGTTGGAAAAACGGCTGGACGGATTCGGCGAGGTGTTTCGCTACCTCACCTATCAAGAGATCGGCTCACCGGCCATCATGAGCCGAGCCACAGCCGGAATCATCAAGGGACGAGTGCTCTTCTCCACCCCCGGCTCCGAAAACGCCGTCCGCTTGGCGATGGAGAAACTGATTCTTCCGGAGCTCGGCCATCTCGTCAAAGAACTGACGAAGCAGTAA
- a CDS encoding (2Fe-2S) ferredoxin domain-containing protein, whose amino-acid sequence MPKPKYHIVVCTNARPPGHPKPSCGSQGSAQLLMAFSMGVMQRGLMPSDVLVTGSSCLGPCEQGPTAVVYPDGTWYSKVTEADVATILDEHIKGGKPVQKLNPDAVWK is encoded by the coding sequence ATGCCAAAACCAAAGTACCACATTGTCGTCTGTACGAACGCCCGTCCTCCAGGCCATCCCAAACCGTCCTGCGGGAGCCAAGGCTCGGCTCAATTGCTGATGGCCTTCAGCATGGGGGTGATGCAACGCGGACTGATGCCGAGCGATGTGCTCGTCACCGGCTCGTCCTGTCTTGGTCCCTGCGAACAGGGACCGACTGCCGTCGTCTACCCGGACGGCACCTGGTACTCGAAAGTGACCGAAGCTGATGTCGCCACGATCCTCGACGAACATATCAAGGGTGGCAAGCCGGTGCAGAAGCTGAATCCCGATGCGGTGTGGAAATAA
- a CDS encoding gamma-glutamylcyclotransferase family protein produces MKFFLYADNLNPTQLKRRAPEHQFQTLATLPDHTIQFCRWSSQWRCGLASVVPSPGEKVWGAVFELTDEDVKTLDEFEGDVPQGAYRHVQVTVHNENGEKLLVTTYAAAPIGKFKPKNHYLDWVMKGLKQWKFPEECIEQWQAYRPQ; encoded by the coding sequence ATGAAGTTTTTTTTGTACGCCGACAATTTGAATCCGACGCAACTCAAGCGGCGCGCACCGGAGCACCAATTCCAGACGCTCGCGACGTTGCCCGATCATACGATCCAGTTCTGCCGGTGGTCGTCCCAGTGGCGCTGCGGTTTGGCCAGTGTCGTCCCCTCTCCCGGCGAGAAGGTCTGGGGAGCGGTTTTTGAACTCACCGATGAGGATGTGAAGACGCTCGACGAGTTCGAAGGCGACGTCCCGCAAGGAGCCTACCGCCATGTCCAAGTCACGGTACATAACGAGAATGGAGAAAAACTACTCGTCACCACGTACGCGGCTGCGCCGATCGGCAAGTTTAAGCCGAAGAATCATTATCTCGATTGGGTCATGAAAGGACTCAAGCAGTGGAAGTTCCCGGAAGAATGCATCGAACAGTGGCAGGCGTACCGACCACAATAA
- a CDS encoding Rieske 2Fe-2S domain-containing protein, translating to MPEFVTVAKVVEIPPGTGRTVEVQGVWVALFNVDGTFYAVDNTCPHSGGPLGEGHLDGEIVECPRHGWKLNVRTGVRPEVPHFTVACCPVRVEGDAVQIALPPTLK from the coding sequence ATGCCTGAATTCGTGACCGTCGCCAAAGTCGTCGAAATCCCTCCCGGCACAGGGCGTACCGTTGAAGTACAGGGTGTGTGGGTTGCCCTCTTCAATGTGGATGGAACCTTCTACGCCGTCGATAATACTTGTCCGCACTCAGGAGGACCATTAGGAGAAGGGCATCTGGACGGGGAGATCGTGGAATGCCCCCGGCACGGATGGAAATTGAACGTACGAACCGGAGTCCGACCGGAGGTGCCGCACTTTACCGTCGCGTGTTGCCCGGTCCGCGTCGAAGGAGACGCCGTTCAAATCGCGCTACCCCCTACCCTGAAGTAG